From Mytilus edulis chromosome 8, xbMytEdul2.2, whole genome shotgun sequence, one genomic window encodes:
- the LOC139484284 gene encoding uncharacterized protein: MKKLLIHICYNVYLVFCFLVQQIHSSHFRGGIITWKQSGTKEIEISYRLAFRRDYSVSHMCNESNIINRDILNGEGTLACYHGCSGSIVNPMSYYCTDYSVDENWSAGQRSIYYTVPTFGNIFQFGYSSCCWISTLVVGRGSWILLVTANLSIRNDTGKINTSPISAMQPIVRFKYGCSYSLTIPVQDDDGDIVKCRWANIMNNMNHSQSNECYGVCEAFPGAILNETSCILSYTASGSTGLHAVALQIEDYSVSDTETPLSSVPLQFLVDISSTTGSCDDKPLVLQLNLTNVNGSVATIALNTTFFQTIVANSGSTNVSITEIVTVSPIGMIKTGILPYGSSGTEWYVNVTWTPSSSQGGSHIFCYTAVNSIGQASDQACVSIKVDDLCDGVICENGGTCVGGLFNNSCICPASHTGFHCESDIGFCDGVKCENNGSCVDGMFNYSCICPASHTGSHCESDIDFCKLKDLPCRNGGTCVDGLFDYTCVCPLTRTGDHCETEADNTSYVLSVVFISAGLVLSVIMTGVLTKSLVSFIKGPGGSIDTHDHLYM; the protein is encoded by the exons atgaagaaattgcTAATTCACATTTGTTATAATGTTTATCTTGTATTTTGTTTTCTGGTTCAACAAATTCATTCTAGTCATTTCAGAGGAGGAATTATAACATGGAAACAGTCGGGAACTAAG GAAATAGAAATATCATACAGATTAGCATTTCGTAGAGATTATTCCGTAAGTCACATGTGTAATGAGAGCAACATTATAAATAGAGACATATTGAATGGAGAAGGAACATTGGCTTGCTATCATGGATGTAGTGGATCTATAGTTAACCCTATGTCTTACTACTGCACTGATTATAGCGTAGATGAGAACTGGTCAGCTGGTCAACGGAGCATATATTATACTGTTCCAACGTTTGGAAATATATTTCAGTTCGG GTATAGCAGCTGCTGTTGGATAAGTACCCTTGTAGTTGGCAGAGGTAGTTGGATATTGCTTGTTACTGCAAATCTTTCTATTAGGAACGATACTGGCAAAATAAATACTTCACCTATTTCTGCCATGCAACCAATTGTTCGCTTTAAGTATGGGTGTTCTTATTCACTTACAATACCAG TGCAAGACGATGATGGAGACATTGTTAAATGTCGCTGGGCTAATATAATGAATAACATGAATCATTCACAGAGTAATGAATGTTATGGTGTCTGTGAAGCATTTCCAGGAGCAATTTTAAACGAG aCTTCATGTATATTATCCTACACTGCCTCGGGGAGTACTGGTTTGCATGCTGTTGCACTACAGATTGAAGATTATTCTGTTTCCGACACTGAGACACCGCTAAGCAGTGTTCCGCTACAGTTTTTGGTCGACATATCTTCAACAACAGGTTCATGCGATGATAAACCCCTAGTTTTGCAATTGAATCTTACTAATGTAAATGGTTCGGTAGCTACCATAGCACTAAACACAACCTTCTTTCAGACTATTGTGGCTAATAGTGGATCGACTAATGTTAG CATTACAGAAATTGTAACAGTATCACCCATTGGAATGATTAAAACTGGAATTTTACCCTACGGGTCATCAGGAACGGAGTGGTATGTGAATGTAACGTGGACACCGTCTTCATCTCAAGGCGGAagtcatatattttgttatactGCTGTGAACAGCATTGG ACAAGCCTCTGACCAAGCATGTGTTTCCATAAAAGTAGATG atTTATGTGATGGTGTTATATGTGAAAATGGTGGAACATGTGTTGGTGGTTTGTTTAATAACAGTTGCATTTGTCCAGCTTCCCACACCGGATTTCACTGCGAATCAG ATATCGGTTTCTGTGATGGTGTTAAATGTGAAAACAACGGATCTTGTGTTGATGGTATGTTCAATTACAGTTGCATTTGTCCGGCTTCCCACACTGGATCTCACTGCGAATCAG ATATTGATTTCTGCAAATTAAAGGATCTACCATGTCGCAATGGGGGAACTTGTGTGGATGGTCTCTTTGATTACACATGTGTATGTCCTTTAACACGTACTGGTGACCATTGTGAAACAG AAGCTGACAATACAAGCTATGTACTcagtgttgttttcatatcaGCTGGGTTGGTTTTATCTGTAATAATGACTGGAGTGCTGACTAAAAGTTTAGTTTCATTTATCAAAGGCCCGGGAGGCTCCATTGATACACACGATCATCTGTATATGTGA